The following are encoded in a window of Lichenicola cladoniae genomic DNA:
- a CDS encoding nucleotide-binding protein — protein sequence MTAMLQLPVQDAGRPHRSLPHLIAIASGKGGVGKTWLAISLAQSMALRGHKVLLVDGDLGLANVDIQLGLTPKHDLSAVLSGRMQLAQVIVRHRSAERPDAAFDILPGRSGAASLATLDLGLLDRLLRSVRQLHSYDTVLLDLGAGIDPIARFMAAFVDTLVVLSTDEPTALTDAYAVLKLQARDRATRYTNDSSAGPMPTPADVRLVINQAGSQASGRRTYEALARACTIFLGHAPVLAGIIRRDGHVADAIRRQTTLLTRHPNTPAAEDVDRIARALSS from the coding sequence ATGACGGCAATGCTGCAGCTCCCGGTGCAGGACGCTGGTCGGCCACACAGGTCTTTACCCCACCTGATTGCCATCGCATCCGGAAAAGGCGGGGTCGGGAAGACCTGGCTGGCGATCTCCCTGGCTCAGAGCATGGCGCTTCGCGGCCACAAGGTGCTGCTGGTCGACGGCGACCTGGGGTTGGCGAACGTCGACATCCAGCTTGGCCTGACCCCGAAGCACGATCTGTCGGCGGTCCTGTCCGGGCGAATGCAGCTGGCGCAGGTCATCGTCCGCCATCGATCGGCCGAACGCCCGGACGCCGCGTTCGACATCCTGCCCGGACGCTCCGGTGCCGCATCGCTCGCCACGCTGGACCTCGGATTGCTGGATCGGCTGCTCCGTTCCGTCCGCCAGTTGCACAGCTACGATACGGTGCTGCTGGACCTGGGTGCCGGCATCGATCCGATCGCGCGGTTCATGGCAGCTTTCGTGGACACGCTGGTGGTCCTGTCGACCGATGAGCCGACCGCGCTGACCGACGCCTATGCGGTCCTGAAACTGCAGGCGCGAGACCGGGCAACTCGTTACACTAACGATTCGTCCGCCGGACCGATGCCCACCCCGGCGGACGTGCGCCTTGTCATCAACCAGGCCGGAAGCCAGGCCAGCGGCCGTCGGACATACGAGGCACTTGCCCGGGCTTGCACCATTTTTCTCGGCCATGCGCCGGTGCTGGCCGGCATCATCAGGCGGGATGGCCACGTCGCCGATGCGATACGCCGGCAAACGACGCTGCTGACCCGGCATCCCAACACGCCGGCAGCGGAAGATGTCGATCGGATCGCCAGGGCCCTGTCCAGCTGA
- a CDS encoding phage holin family protein produces the protein MFRLVRQAGFLAIAGIFGFFALISLHVVLWTLCYGPWGTGKVWASVIVLAVDVIVAGILLMFGRGKLPDPIEVEARITRDRSLSELRSALAMTALAGTVTGPAGRLAGRTAWKAFRGLLPGSKRRRR, from the coding sequence ATGTTCCGCCTCGTTCGGCAGGCAGGCTTCCTCGCGATTGCAGGCATATTCGGCTTTTTTGCCCTGATCTCCCTGCACGTGGTGCTGTGGACGTTATGTTACGGCCCCTGGGGCACGGGCAAGGTGTGGGCATCGGTCATCGTTCTTGCGGTGGACGTGATCGTGGCCGGCATCCTGTTGATGTTCGGCCGTGGCAAGCTTCCCGATCCGATCGAAGTCGAGGCCCGCATCACGCGTGACCGCTCGCTTTCGGAGCTTCGAAGTGCACTGGCCATGACCGCCCTGGCCGGGACCGTTACCGGGCCTGCAGGCCGCCTGGCTGGCCGGACGGCTTGGAAGGCTTTTCGTGGCTTGCTTCCCGGCAGCAAGCGTCGTCGCAGATAA
- a CDS encoding NepR family anti-sigma factor: MIPLAPLFDVWLQTTLQRRYEDALSEPVPDDLLDLVPQPTDKLPD, encoded by the coding sequence GTGATCCCCTTGGCTCCGCTGTTCGACGTATGGCTGCAGACGACCCTGCAGCGCCGGTACGAAGATGCCCTAAGTGAACCCGTGCCGGACGATCTGCTGGACCTGGTTCCGCAGCCTACGGACAAGCTGCCCGATTGA
- a CDS encoding ABC transporter ATP-binding protein, translating to MPRLQVDSVSVLAPGRQGGLLREVTLTLLPGQCLALLGTRNAGGSLLLDVIGGTTTPSSGRILLDGLDAGSMTTLERRLGIVSIEHPLFPHLSVRGNIGFPLRVRGMSSGERSGKVDQALALLGLEALADLRTAHLDQAARVRTMIARALVFDPRLLLLTDPFAALEPEPRQALQRMLRRLVRARSLTVLLTTGDREEALLLGDEIGVLDDGSLHQVGTAVTLLDRPADPTVASRMGDANLLTGRVIRVDDEGAMVRLSSGYEMEGEPGEPLQEGAACVLCVRPERIATAFLSRPGLEIGTASLPATLLEAVHLGDHLRLRFRLEDGSEVLVRRPPAALATELRPDRPAMLAWQPHQATVFLAPSA from the coding sequence ATGCCGCGTCTGCAGGTCGATAGCGTCAGCGTGCTCGCACCCGGTCGCCAGGGCGGCCTGCTTCGTGAGGTCACGCTGACGCTGCTTCCGGGGCAATGCCTTGCGCTGCTCGGCACCCGCAACGCCGGTGGCTCGCTCCTGCTCGACGTCATCGGTGGCACCACGACCCCCAGCAGCGGCCGCATCCTGCTGGACGGACTGGATGCCGGCAGCATGACCACTCTCGAACGACGCCTCGGTATCGTTTCGATCGAACATCCATTGTTCCCGCACCTCAGCGTGCGGGGCAATATCGGATTCCCACTCCGTGTCCGCGGCATGAGCTCCGGCGAGCGATCCGGCAAGGTCGATCAGGCCCTGGCGCTGCTCGGTCTCGAGGCGCTGGCGGATCTTCGAACGGCGCATCTGGACCAGGCCGCCCGCGTCCGCACGATGATCGCGCGCGCCCTGGTGTTCGACCCGCGCCTGCTGCTGCTGACGGATCCGTTCGCTGCCCTGGAACCGGAGCCTCGCCAGGCGCTGCAACGCATGCTGCGACGGCTCGTGCGCGCCCGCTCGCTGACCGTCCTGCTGACCACCGGCGACCGCGAGGAAGCACTGTTGCTCGGCGACGAGATCGGCGTGCTGGATGATGGCAGCCTGCATCAGGTCGGCACCGCCGTCACGCTGCTCGATCGCCCGGCCGACCCGACGGTGGCAAGCCGCATGGGCGACGCCAACCTGCTGACCGGACGGGTGATCCGGGTCGATGACGAAGGCGCCATGGTGCGGCTCAGTTCGGGCTACGAGATGGAAGGCGAACCGGGCGAGCCCTTGCAGGAGGGTGCTGCCTGCGTGCTGTGCGTGCGGCCGGAGCGAATTGCCACCGCCTTCCTGAGCCGCCCCGGCCTCGAGATCGGGACCGCCTCGCTGCCTGCGACCCTGCTGGAAGCCGTCCATCTCGGCGACCATTTGCGCCTGCGCTTCAGGCTCGAGGATGGAAGCGAGGTGCTGGTTCGGCGTCCGCCGGCAGCACTGGCCACGGAATTGCGACCCGATCGTCCGGCGATGCTGGCCTGGCAGCCGCACCAGGCGACGGTCTTCCTGGCTCCCTCGGCCTAG
- the flhA gene encoding flagellar biosynthesis protein FlhA encodes MSDATTAGRPALWLPRFAILSGRWRSYLPGTDVGLALAVVALLSVLILPLPTLILDLGLALSVTASVLVLMVALFLKRPLDFTSFPTLLLLTTLLRLSLEVATTRLILSHGNEGPLAAGHVVAAFGGFLMGGDVVIGLILFTILLIVNFMVITKGSGRIAEVAARFSLDAMPGKQMAIDAELSAGAITDKVARVRRRELEEESGFYGAMDGAAKFVRGDAIASLLITVINIIGGLAIGLLRHGMAFSDAAATFTTLTVGDGLVSQIPALLVSTASGIVVTKGGTEGAADVALVRQLGGNPKPMAMAAGAAAVLALMPGLPALPFLVLGGLAGGAAWMRHRNPIRTDAEDEAAAIVTTAPSEPPIAEAMRIDMIRLELGYGLLPLAGGDQPRLTEQIRALRRTIATEMGFVLPPVRIQDNMQLGSDGYSIRIKEIEAGKGELRPTRFLVMDPRGGVPDLPGEKTTEPAFGLAALWIDAAHREEAMFRGCTVVDPVSVLTTHLTETVRETMAELLSYSETQKLLDDLPREQQKLVADLIPSQISMGAVQRILQALLSERISIRDLPTILEGIQEACGAGLRAIPSVVAHVRVRLARQISDALIGSGGYIPLISLSIEWEETFLNSLVGPAEDRQLAMPPSRLNEFIVRLRAALDAAASVGESPVVLTSSGIRAPVRAIVERLRPATPVLAQSEIFPRARIRTIGTI; translated from the coding sequence ATGAGCGACGCCACCACCGCTGGCAGACCGGCATTGTGGCTTCCCAGGTTCGCCATCCTGTCCGGACGGTGGCGGAGCTATCTGCCCGGGACCGACGTGGGCCTCGCCCTGGCGGTGGTGGCGCTGCTGTCCGTGCTGATCCTGCCGCTGCCGACCCTCATCCTCGATCTCGGGCTGGCCCTTTCGGTGACCGCCTCGGTGCTGGTCCTGATGGTCGCCCTGTTCCTGAAGCGCCCGCTGGATTTCACCAGCTTTCCGACGCTGCTGCTTTTGACCACGCTGCTGCGTCTGTCGCTCGAGGTCGCGACCACCCGCCTCATCCTCAGCCACGGCAACGAGGGACCGCTCGCCGCAGGCCATGTCGTCGCGGCGTTCGGCGGGTTCCTGATGGGCGGCGACGTGGTGATCGGCCTGATCCTGTTCACCATCCTGCTGATCGTGAACTTCATGGTCATCACCAAGGGTTCCGGCCGGATCGCCGAAGTCGCAGCCCGCTTCAGCCTTGATGCGATGCCGGGCAAGCAGATGGCAATCGATGCCGAGCTGTCCGCCGGCGCCATCACCGACAAGGTGGCGCGTGTGCGCCGTCGCGAACTCGAGGAGGAAAGCGGCTTCTACGGCGCCATGGACGGTGCCGCGAAGTTCGTGCGCGGCGACGCGATCGCCTCGCTGCTGATCACCGTCATCAACATCATCGGCGGGCTGGCGATCGGGCTGCTGCGGCACGGGATGGCCTTCAGCGACGCGGCAGCCACCTTCACCACGCTGACCGTCGGCGACGGGCTCGTGTCGCAGATCCCGGCCCTGCTGGTCTCGACCGCCTCCGGCATCGTGGTGACCAAGGGCGGAACCGAGGGTGCCGCCGACGTCGCCCTGGTCCGCCAGCTCGGTGGCAACCCGAAGCCGATGGCCATGGCAGCGGGCGCTGCGGCGGTACTGGCGCTGATGCCGGGACTGCCGGCGCTGCCGTTCCTGGTGCTTGGCGGGCTGGCCGGCGGTGCGGCCTGGATGCGCCATCGCAATCCGATCCGCACCGACGCCGAGGACGAGGCGGCGGCGATCGTGACCACCGCGCCGTCCGAGCCGCCGATCGCCGAGGCGATGCGGATCGACATGATCCGGCTCGAGCTCGGCTACGGCCTGCTGCCGCTCGCCGGTGGCGACCAGCCCAGGCTGACCGAGCAGATCCGCGCGCTCCGCCGCACCATCGCCACGGAAATGGGGTTCGTGCTGCCGCCGGTGCGTATCCAGGACAACATGCAGCTCGGCTCGGATGGCTACTCGATCCGGATCAAGGAGATCGAGGCCGGCAAGGGCGAGTTACGGCCGACGCGCTTTCTGGTGATGGACCCGCGCGGCGGCGTGCCCGATCTGCCGGGAGAAAAAACCACCGAGCCGGCATTCGGGCTGGCCGCACTGTGGATCGATGCCGCACACCGCGAGGAAGCGATGTTCCGTGGCTGCACCGTGGTCGATCCGGTCAGCGTCCTGACCACGCACCTGACCGAGACGGTTCGCGAAACCATGGCCGAGCTGTTGTCCTATTCGGAAACCCAGAAGCTGCTCGACGATCTGCCGCGTGAGCAACAGAAGCTGGTCGCCGACCTCATCCCCTCGCAGATCTCGATGGGCGCGGTGCAGCGCATCCTGCAGGCGCTGCTGTCGGAACGGATCTCGATCCGCGACCTGCCGACCATCCTCGAGGGCATCCAGGAGGCATGTGGCGCCGGGCTGAGGGCGATTCCGTCGGTGGTGGCGCATGTACGTGTGCGGCTCGCGCGGCAGATCAGCGACGCGCTGATCGGCAGTGGCGGCTACATCCCGCTGATCTCGCTGTCGATCGAGTGGGAAGAGACGTTCCTGAACAGCCTCGTCGGACCGGCGGAGGATCGGCAGCTGGCCATGCCACCCAGCAGGCTGAACGAGTTCATCGTTCGCCTGCGTGCCGCACTCGATGCTGCGGCATCGGTCGGCGAATCTCCCGTCGTGCTCACCAGCAGCGGCATACGCGCACCGGTCCGCGCGATCGTCGAACGGCTGCGCCCGGCGACACCGGTGCTGGCCCAGTCCGAGATCTTCCCGCGTGCACGGATCCGGACGATCGGGACGATATGA
- a CDS encoding DUF883 family protein, translated as MSFSKKVSDKVKDVSGDTQDQLQSLREQVEQLLNDRVTPAIAGAAGKAEYAVHSAKDLTNTQVENVSAQVRSQPLIAIGIAAGVGYLLGRIAR; from the coding sequence ATGAGTTTCTCCAAGAAGGTCTCGGACAAGGTGAAAGATGTCTCTGGAGATACCCAGGACCAGCTACAGAGTCTGCGGGAGCAGGTGGAACAACTCCTGAACGACCGTGTCACCCCGGCAATCGCCGGCGCCGCGGGCAAGGCTGAGTACGCTGTCCATTCTGCCAAGGACCTTACCAATACACAGGTCGAAAACGTTTCGGCACAGGTTCGTAGCCAGCCGCTGATCGCGATCGGGATTGCCGCCGGCGTCGGTTACCTGCTGGGGCGGATCGCACGATGA
- a CDS encoding response regulator transcription factor, protein MRILLVESDANAAQSLTRLLQNAGFMVDQTDLGEEALEMLRHYDYDLALLDLSLPDMDGSELVRRMRHARYPIPALVLANTTQPSARIRAFAAGADDVVSKPYDQGELIARVQAILRRSRGHSSPFLQISNLRLNLDSREVSVGGRAVHLTGKEYAILELLVLRKGSVLTKDAFLNHLYGGMDEPEMKIIDVFICKLRKKLQLAGAGNLIGTIWGRGYILRDDIAATTVPAVESLALMGSAILSAA, encoded by the coding sequence ATGAGGATCCTCCTCGTCGAAAGCGATGCTAACGCTGCGCAGAGCCTGACCCGCCTTCTGCAAAATGCCGGCTTCATGGTCGACCAGACGGACCTGGGCGAAGAGGCGCTAGAGATGCTCCGCCATTACGATTACGATCTGGCCTTGCTGGACCTGTCCCTGCCGGACATGGACGGCAGCGAACTCGTTCGTCGCATGCGCCACGCCCGCTACCCAATCCCGGCCCTCGTGCTTGCCAACACGACGCAGCCCTCGGCACGGATCCGCGCATTCGCCGCCGGGGCCGACGATGTGGTCAGCAAGCCTTATGACCAGGGTGAGCTCATCGCACGTGTGCAGGCTATCCTGCGCCGAAGCCGGGGACACAGCTCGCCGTTCCTGCAGATCTCCAACCTGCGGCTCAATCTCGACAGTCGCGAGGTCAGTGTCGGTGGCCGTGCGGTCCACTTGACCGGAAAAGAGTATGCAATCCTGGAGCTCCTGGTTCTGCGCAAGGGCTCGGTCCTGACCAAGGATGCATTCCTCAATCACCTGTATGGCGGCATGGACGAGCCGGAGATGAAGATCATCGATGTGTTCATCTGCAAGCTTCGCAAGAAGCTACAGCTGGCCGGCGCGGGCAACCTGATCGGCACGATCTGGGGAAGAGGCTACATCCTTCGGGACGATATCGCCGCCACGACCGTCCCCGCCGTCGAATCGCTTGCCCTGATGGGATCGGCCATCCTGTCCGCAGCCTGA
- a CDS encoding carbon-nitrogen hydrolase family protein: MRISVIQMSPGHVKSENIAQASHLIAECIASDRPDLIVLPEIWTCLGGSRDTKFEAAEIIPGPGSDQEGGDAFRFLRQVAITNRIHVHGGSIGERAGGKLLNTSLLFDPEGRLIARYSKIHLFDIITPSGVGYRESDTYLAGNDVVTVPLAGSFGELRLGLAICYDIRFGELFHRLRQEGAELIILPAAFTAETGEAHWETLLRARAIETQCWLAAAGTVGAHHDADGHTRLTHGHSMIVDPWGTVTAQASTGIGWTTGSVDQDRTARVRAGIPVMDHRRLL, from the coding sequence GTGCGCATCAGCGTCATCCAAATGTCGCCCGGTCACGTCAAATCCGAGAATATCGCGCAGGCGAGCCATTTGATCGCCGAGTGCATCGCCAGCGACCGGCCCGATCTGATCGTATTGCCTGAGATCTGGACCTGCCTGGGCGGCAGTCGCGACACGAAGTTCGAGGCAGCGGAGATCATCCCCGGTCCGGGGTCCGACCAAGAGGGTGGCGACGCGTTCCGGTTCCTGAGACAGGTCGCGATCACCAATCGCATTCATGTCCACGGCGGCTCGATCGGCGAACGCGCCGGTGGGAAGCTCCTGAACACCAGCCTGCTGTTCGATCCTGAAGGGCGGCTGATTGCCCGTTACAGCAAGATCCATCTGTTCGACATCATTACGCCTTCCGGGGTCGGCTATCGCGAGAGCGACACCTACCTGGCGGGAAACGACGTGGTGACGGTCCCGCTCGCCGGCAGCTTCGGCGAGCTGCGGCTTGGTCTGGCGATCTGCTACGACATCCGGTTCGGCGAACTGTTCCACCGTCTCCGGCAGGAAGGCGCGGAGCTGATCATCCTGCCGGCCGCATTCACCGCCGAGACGGGCGAGGCGCACTGGGAAACGCTGCTCCGGGCGCGCGCCATCGAGACGCAATGCTGGCTGGCCGCTGCGGGAACCGTCGGGGCACATCACGACGCGGACGGCCACACGCGCCTGACCCATGGGCATTCGATGATCGTCGATCCTTGGGGTACCGTGACGGCCCAGGCCTCCACCGGGATCGGCTGGACGACCGGCTCCGTGGATCAGGATCGCACCGCACGCGTCCGCGCCGGAATACCCGTCATGGACCATCGGCGCCTGCTGTGA
- a CDS encoding NAD kinase, with protein sequence MSRIAFVAAPNQLSQECLARFVSRYGNVPVTSAEVVVCLGGDGFMLETLHTVLLTNTPVYGINCGSVGFLMNPLIEDDLPARLVRTQAAVLHPLRMHAVTQSGLVEEALALNDVFLFRQTRQAAKIRIIVDGRVRLPELVCDGVLISTPAGSTAYNLSAHGPIVPLSAELLPLTPISAFRPRRWRGALLPSSADVEFQILEGDKRPVAAVADFTEVRDVVSVAVSEDRSLKTIVLFDPDQSLSERIIVEQFTV encoded by the coding sequence CTGTCCCGGATCGCGTTCGTCGCGGCACCGAACCAGCTGTCGCAGGAATGCCTCGCGCGGTTCGTCAGCCGCTATGGCAACGTTCCGGTGACCTCGGCGGAAGTCGTGGTTTGTTTAGGCGGCGACGGCTTCATGCTCGAGACACTGCACACGGTTCTGCTGACCAATACGCCGGTCTACGGTATCAATTGTGGTTCGGTCGGGTTCCTGATGAACCCGCTGATCGAGGATGATCTTCCCGCCCGGCTGGTTCGTACACAGGCAGCCGTGCTGCACCCGCTCCGGATGCATGCGGTAACGCAGTCCGGCCTGGTCGAGGAAGCGCTCGCGCTGAACGACGTCTTCCTGTTCCGCCAGACCCGGCAGGCGGCCAAGATCCGCATCATCGTCGATGGACGCGTCCGGCTTCCCGAACTTGTCTGCGACGGCGTGCTGATTTCGACCCCGGCCGGATCGACGGCCTATAATCTGTCGGCACATGGCCCGATCGTGCCGCTTTCCGCCGAGCTGCTGCCCCTGACCCCGATCAGCGCCTTCAGGCCAAGACGCTGGCGTGGCGCCTTGCTGCCGAGTTCAGCCGATGTCGAGTTCCAGATCCTCGAGGGCGACAAACGCCCGGTGGCGGCGGTGGCCGATTTTACCGAGGTGCGCGACGTGGTGTCGGTCGCCGTCAGCGAAGACCGAAGCCTCAAAACCATCGTTCTATTCGACCCGGATCAGAGCCTGTCCGAACGCATCATCGTCGAGCAATTCACCGTCTGA
- a CDS encoding flagellar biosynthesis protein FlhF — MHIRIFRAPTLAAAMAQVRSELGLDALILGTRSEDGLVHVTAALEPEDEPDLPVSSRMELQPDPVIGMHPGDGLGRHGLPPFLLTALRQAPLETSCSRLFRFTRLPLDADAPPLLLAGPPGAGKTLTIAKLAARLVMEGHRPLVITADEQRAGAVEQLAAFTRLLGLTLIAAGRPDMIERALSRREPLSPVLIDAPGLDLLDPVQEELLVGLVAASGARIGLVLPAGLDYAEAAEIAVAHARIGAELLVAARLDRNGRLGGLLAAAHEADLALTEAGIGSGIADGLTRFTPALIAARLGAIAPDKFMTQAASAPSVFVQAPLRAIRDEPIGSALALHIAAQAGTSRLSQWKTNP; from the coding sequence GTGCATATTAGGATATTCCGGGCACCGACGCTGGCGGCTGCGATGGCACAGGTGCGCAGCGAACTCGGGCTCGATGCGCTGATCCTCGGCACCAGGAGCGAAGACGGTCTCGTCCATGTCACCGCGGCTCTCGAACCGGAGGACGAGCCGGACCTTCCGGTGTCGTCGAGGATGGAGCTTCAGCCCGATCCCGTCATCGGGATGCACCCAGGCGACGGGCTCGGCCGGCATGGCCTGCCGCCGTTCCTGCTCACCGCACTTCGGCAGGCTCCGCTGGAAACCAGCTGCAGCCGCCTGTTCCGTTTCACCAGGCTGCCGCTCGATGCGGACGCGCCGCCCCTGCTGCTGGCGGGTCCGCCTGGCGCAGGCAAGACGCTCACGATCGCCAAGCTCGCGGCACGCCTGGTTATGGAAGGGCATCGGCCGCTCGTCATCACCGCCGACGAGCAGCGGGCCGGTGCTGTCGAGCAGCTCGCTGCCTTCACCCGGTTGCTCGGGCTGACCCTGATCGCGGCAGGCCGGCCGGACATGATCGAGCGCGCCCTGAGCCGCCGCGAACCGCTTTCGCCGGTGCTGATCGATGCACCCGGGCTCGATCTGCTGGATCCGGTGCAGGAAGAACTGCTGGTCGGACTGGTCGCCGCGTCCGGTGCACGGATCGGACTGGTGCTGCCTGCAGGCCTCGATTACGCGGAGGCGGCCGAGATCGCCGTGGCGCACGCGAGGATCGGCGCGGAACTGCTGGTTGCGGCCAGGCTCGACCGCAACGGCCGGCTGGGCGGATTGCTCGCCGCCGCCCACGAGGCCGATCTCGCCCTGACCGAGGCCGGGATCGGCAGCGGGATCGCCGACGGATTGACCCGGTTCACGCCCGCGCTGATCGCCGCGCGCCTCGGTGCGATCGCACCGGACAAATTCATGACGCAGGCCGCTTCGGCACCCTCTGTTTTCGTCCAGGCACCTCTTCGGGCCATCCGGGACGAGCCAATCGGAAGTGCACTCGCACTGCACATCGCTGCACAGGCAGGCACGAGCCGCCTGTCCCAATGGAAGACGAACCCATGA
- a CDS encoding flagellar export protein FliJ, whose translation MKPDPLGTLLRVRQATLDDARKAVAEAYRVERQASDRTEQAGDVLANEMRLAMKLEGGDDAVETFARWLPLGRHAIRQAHQVQHDATTTLDHARAILNLARSGVRTVETLIDQRDQLIRQQFDRREQRLLDEAGARKHYS comes from the coding sequence ATGAAACCCGATCCGCTCGGGACGCTGCTACGTGTCCGTCAAGCCACGCTGGACGATGCCAGGAAGGCGGTCGCCGAAGCCTACCGGGTAGAGCGTCAGGCCTCAGATCGCACCGAGCAGGCTGGCGATGTGCTTGCAAACGAGATGCGATTGGCAATGAAATTGGAGGGTGGCGACGATGCGGTCGAGACGTTCGCGCGGTGGCTACCGCTCGGACGGCACGCCATCAGGCAGGCCCATCAGGTGCAGCACGATGCGACCACCACGCTCGATCACGCCCGCGCCATTCTGAACCTGGCGCGTTCGGGTGTCCGCACCGTGGAGACCCTGATCGATCAACGTGACCAGTTGATCAGGCAGCAATTCGACCGTCGTGAACAACGCCTGCTGGACGAGGCAGGGGCCCGGAAGCACTACTCATGA
- the fliI gene encoding flagellar protein export ATPase FliI, with protein sequence MMAHYLESIRNGLASMPPAYIRGRVAGVSGLSVELAGLDPHVAVGDRIELCARGGRTVAAEIVGFRNGRSTAMVFGDLEGLGPGSSADIGFGGTNISAGGSLAVSAAWLGRVIDPLGQALDGKGPLPPGPHPRPLRAAPPEATTRARLGPRLDLGVRVLNSFTTCRTGQRLGLFAGSGVGKSTLLSMLARHTACDVAVISLVGERGREVREFLEDDLGAAGLARSVVVVATSDSPPLMRREAAYAAMTIAEHFRDEGKSVLLLMDSVTRFCLALREIGLSAGEPPATRGYPPSVFAELPRMLERAGPGPLLPDRPPGHITALFTVLVEGDDHNEPVADAVRGILDGHVVMDRRIGETGRYPAIDVLRSLSRSVPGCNSDAENALTRRARALLALYADMADMVRLGAYKAGNDPAVDEAVALAPRIEAVLHQSRNDHTSIEDSFDALADAMTMKDPV encoded by the coding sequence ATGATGGCGCACTATCTCGAATCCATCCGGAATGGCTTGGCGTCCATGCCACCGGCCTACATCCGGGGCCGGGTGGCGGGGGTCTCTGGTCTGTCGGTCGAACTGGCGGGGCTGGATCCACATGTCGCGGTCGGCGACCGAATCGAGCTCTGCGCACGCGGTGGACGAACCGTCGCGGCGGAAATCGTCGGCTTTCGCAACGGTCGTTCCACCGCCATGGTGTTCGGGGATCTTGAAGGTCTGGGGCCGGGAAGCTCCGCCGATATCGGCTTCGGCGGCACCAACATATCGGCCGGGGGCAGTCTTGCCGTCTCCGCTGCGTGGCTCGGCCGGGTGATCGATCCGCTGGGACAGGCGCTCGACGGCAAGGGACCGTTGCCACCCGGCCCGCACCCGCGACCGCTGCGTGCAGCCCCACCCGAAGCCACGACGAGGGCCAGGCTCGGGCCACGCCTCGATCTCGGCGTCAGGGTGCTGAACAGCTTCACGACCTGTCGCACCGGGCAGCGGCTCGGCCTGTTCGCCGGTTCGGGCGTCGGCAAGTCGACCCTGCTGTCCATGCTTGCGCGCCATACAGCGTGCGATGTGGCAGTGATTTCCCTGGTCGGTGAACGCGGTCGCGAGGTGCGCGAATTCCTCGAGGACGATCTGGGTGCAGCCGGGCTTGCACGTTCAGTGGTGGTGGTCGCGACCTCGGACAGTCCGCCGTTGATGCGCCGCGAAGCCGCCTATGCCGCGATGACGATCGCCGAGCATTTCCGCGACGAGGGCAAGTCCGTCCTGCTGCTGATGGACAGCGTCACCCGCTTCTGCCTGGCACTCCGGGAGATCGGCCTCTCCGCCGGTGAACCACCTGCCACGCGAGGCTATCCGCCCAGCGTGTTCGCCGAGCTCCCCCGCATGCTGGAACGAGCCGGGCCCGGTCCCTTGCTGCCGGACCGGCCGCCCGGCCATATCACGGCGCTGTTCACCGTGCTGGTCGAGGGCGACGACCACAACGAACCGGTGGCCGATGCCGTGCGTGGCATACTGGACGGCCACGTGGTCATGGATCGCCGGATCGGCGAAACCGGCCGCTATCCGGCGATCGACGTGCTGCGTTCGCTCTCCCGGTCAGTGCCAGGCTGCAACAGCGATGCCGAGAACGCCCTGACACGACGGGCCCGGGCGCTGCTGGCCCTCTACGCCGACATGGCGGACATGGTCCGGCTCGGTGCCTACAAGGCCGGCAACGATCCGGCCGTGGACGAGGCGGTGGCACTGGCTCCGCGGATAGAGGCAGTGCTGCACCAGTCCCGCAACGACCATACGTCGATCGAGGATAGCTTTGACGCCCTGGCGGATGCGATGACGATGAAGGACCCGGTATGA